A window of Frigidibacter mobilis contains these coding sequences:
- a CDS encoding CaiB/BaiF CoA transferase family protein gives MAEGGPLQGIRIVEMVGIGPAPFAAMMLADLGAEIIRIDRPTPSGNGIVRAARFDLVARGRRSVILDLKRPEAVACALDLVAGADALIEGFRPGVMERLGLGPDACHARNPRLVYGRLTGWGQTGPLAQVPGHDLNYLGLTGILDMIGREGEAPVPPLNLVADYAGGSLMLVAGLLSALLNVQRGGEGQVVDAAMVDGVALLGTAMAGLRAAGLHNGARGTNILDGGAPYYDVYACADGAYLSVAPIEPKFRTAFLKILGFDPVGFPDLDDRAAWPEARRLIGARLAERSRDDWCALFEGSDACVTPVLTPLEAPHHPHNAARSMHVQIGDIVQPAPAPRFSKTPASLPAPPEERPGTDCAAVLTDWGIDPARIADLIETGAARAPRQQE, from the coding sequence ATGGCTGAGGGCGGGCCGCTTCAGGGCATCAGGATTGTCGAGATGGTGGGGATCGGGCCGGCGCCTTTCGCCGCGATGATGCTTGCCGACCTCGGCGCAGAGATCATCCGCATCGACCGGCCGACACCCTCGGGCAACGGCATCGTGCGGGCTGCGCGGTTCGATCTTGTCGCACGAGGGCGCCGGTCGGTGATCCTCGATCTGAAACGCCCCGAGGCCGTCGCCTGCGCGCTGGACCTTGTGGCCGGCGCCGATGCGCTGATCGAGGGCTTCCGCCCCGGCGTGATGGAGCGGTTGGGCCTTGGCCCTGATGCCTGCCACGCCCGGAACCCGCGGCTGGTCTATGGCCGCCTGACCGGCTGGGGCCAGACCGGGCCACTGGCGCAAGTTCCGGGGCACGACCTCAACTACCTTGGGCTGACCGGCATTCTCGACATGATCGGGCGTGAGGGTGAGGCCCCGGTGCCGCCGCTGAACCTTGTCGCCGACTATGCGGGCGGCAGCCTGATGCTGGTGGCGGGCCTGCTTTCGGCGCTGCTGAACGTTCAGCGTGGGGGCGAGGGGCAGGTGGTGGATGCCGCGATGGTGGACGGCGTTGCCCTGCTGGGCACGGCGATGGCGGGGCTGCGCGCGGCGGGCCTGCACAACGGCGCCCGGGGCACCAACATCCTGGACGGCGGCGCGCCCTACTATGACGTCTATGCCTGCGCCGATGGGGCTTACCTTTCGGTGGCGCCCATCGAGCCCAAGTTCCGTACGGCGTTTCTAAAGATCCTCGGCTTTGACCCCGTGGGCTTTCCCGATCTTGACGACCGGGCCGCGTGGCCCGAGGCGCGGCGCCTGATCGGGGCTCGCCTTGCCGAACGCAGCCGTGACGACTGGTGCGCCCTGTTCGAAGGCAGCGATGCCTGCGTCACCCCGGTGCTGACCCCGCTGGAGGCCCCGCACCACCCGCACAACGCCGCCCGCAGCATGCATGTCCAGATCGGTGACATTGTGCAACCGGCGCCGGCACCGCGGTTCAGCAAGACGCCCGCGTCCTTGCCCGCCCCTCCCGAGGAGCGGCCGGGCACCGACTGTGCCGCTGTTCTGACGGACTGGGGCATCGACCCGGCGCGCATTGCAGACTTGATCGAAACCGGCGCCGCCCGCGCGCCGCGACAGCAGGAGTAG
- a CDS encoding MaoC family dehydratase: MAGQYFEDLTVDRHFRHPLTRTVSEADNTMFSLMTMNPQPLHIDAHFSEGTEWGQRLFNSLMTLAIMIGMSVQDTTMGTTVGNLGMTDVEFPKPVFHGDTLRSETRVVAARESRSRPDVGIVEFEHSCFNQHGDLVARCRRTAMMWKRKDG, encoded by the coding sequence ATGGCAGGTCAGTATTTCGAGGACCTCACCGTGGACCGGCACTTCCGCCACCCCCTGACGCGGACGGTGAGCGAGGCGGACAACACGATGTTCAGCCTGATGACGATGAACCCGCAGCCGCTGCACATCGACGCCCATTTCTCGGAAGGCACCGAATGGGGTCAGCGTCTGTTCAACTCGCTGATGACGCTGGCGATCATGATCGGTATGTCGGTTCAGGACACGACGATGGGCACCACGGTCGGCAACCTTGGCATGACCGACGTGGAGTTTCCCAAACCCGTCTTCCACGGCGACACACTGCGCAGCGAGACGCGGGTGGTCGCTGCCCGTGAAAGCCGCTCGCGCCCCGATGTCGGGATCGTGGAGTTCGAGCACAGCTGCTTCAACCAGCATGGCGATCTGGTGGCACGTTGCCGCCGCACCGCGATGATGTGGAAGCGGAAGGACGGATGA
- a CDS encoding HpcH/HpaI aldolase/citrate lyase family protein — translation MRSLLFVPGDSARKFTRAREGAADALILDLEDSVAAAQKDAARRITQEMLSPERGTQALYVRVNAFDSGRTLGDLAAVMPHRPDGIVLPKCSGAADVARLAQYLDAFEAAAGHEVGAARIIGVATETAQSIFGLGSYQGSSPRLLGIMWGGEDLAASLGSTENNVEGVFTGPFVLARNLCLMGAAAAGILAIDTVSTRIKDLELVEAEARAARRDGFGAKAVIHPSHVDIVNRAFTPTEAEAAWAERVVAAFQDDPQAGVVTIDGKMIDKPHERAAQKILAALGRQARAAPRTDDTGGEARTDADNHQ, via the coding sequence ATGCGGTCGCTTCTGTTTGTTCCCGGCGACAGCGCCCGCAAGTTCACCCGCGCGCGGGAGGGGGCCGCCGACGCGCTGATCCTCGACCTCGAGGATTCCGTCGCCGCCGCCCAGAAGGATGCGGCGCGCCGCATTACGCAGGAGATGCTGTCGCCAGAGCGTGGCACTCAGGCGCTGTATGTGCGGGTCAACGCCTTTGACAGCGGCCGCACGCTGGGCGATCTCGCGGCGGTCATGCCGCATCGGCCCGATGGCATCGTGCTGCCCAAATGCTCCGGCGCGGCCGATGTCGCGCGGCTCGCGCAGTACCTTGATGCGTTCGAGGCGGCGGCGGGCCATGAGGTCGGCGCGGCGCGGATCATCGGGGTGGCGACAGAGACGGCGCAGTCGATCTTTGGTCTGGGCAGCTATCAGGGCTCCAGCCCGCGCCTGCTGGGCATCATGTGGGGCGGCGAGGATCTGGCTGCCTCGCTTGGCTCCACCGAAAACAACGTGGAGGGCGTCTTTACCGGCCCCTTCGTCCTGGCGCGCAACCTGTGCCTGATGGGGGCGGCGGCGGCCGGGATCCTGGCGATCGACACGGTCAGCACCCGCATCAAGGATCTCGAACTGGTCGAGGCGGAGGCGCGGGCGGCCCGGCGCGATGGCTTTGGCGCCAAGGCGGTGATCCATCCCAGCCATGTCGACATCGTCAACCGCGCCTTCACGCCGACGGAAGCAGAGGCGGCCTGGGCCGAGCGCGTGGTCGCGGCCTTCCAGGATGACCCGCAGGCCGGAGTCGTGACTATAGACGGCAAGATGATCGACAAGCCGCACGAACGGGCGGCGCAAAAGATCCTCGCGGCGCTGGGGCGACAAGCCAGAGCGGCGCCGAGGACGGACGATACGGGAGGGGAGGCCCGAACTGATGCAGACAATCACCAATGA
- a CDS encoding TRAP transporter small permease yields the protein MQTITNDRPDTGISAIVARAETALVFLSGISLAVIMVVVVTDVTMRYVLRSPLGWSYDLIGTYLMVCVFFFALSDTLHQHGHISIDIFAHALPRRFTHASLAVGYALSSALLAMIAWQAWYRTSAAFSANNLISATVPWPTWPSYFMLCVGSLLITLRCGLRTFAHAASFVTGREIANMPQPPNTGASGTEHAE from the coding sequence ATGCAGACAATCACCAATGACAGACCCGACACGGGCATCTCTGCCATCGTTGCACGTGCAGAAACGGCGCTGGTCTTCCTGTCAGGAATTTCGCTGGCGGTGATCATGGTCGTCGTCGTCACCGACGTCACCATGCGCTATGTCCTGCGAAGCCCGCTGGGCTGGAGCTATGACCTGATCGGCACCTACCTGATGGTCTGCGTGTTCTTCTTCGCGCTGTCGGACACGCTGCACCAGCACGGCCACATCTCCATCGACATCTTCGCCCATGCGCTGCCGCGCCGGTTTACCCATGCCTCGCTGGCAGTGGGCTACGCCCTGTCTTCCGCGCTGCTCGCGATGATCGCCTGGCAGGCGTGGTATCGGACATCGGCCGCCTTTTCGGCGAACAACCTGATCAGCGCCACCGTGCCCTGGCCGACCTGGCCGTCCTATTTCATGCTGTGTGTGGGTTCGTTGCTGATCACCCTGCGCTGCGGGCTGCGGACCTTCGCCCATGCTGCTTCGTTCGTCACCGGACGCGAGATCGCCAACATGCCGCAGCCCCCCAACACGGGTGCCAGCGGAACGGAGCATGCGGAATGA
- a CDS encoding TRAP transporter large permease, whose product MTVLIVLLILTFFLVVGLPVALSMAISGATGLYMLGGMQFLTGILRTSPLSTANSYEIITIPMFILMAEFIIISGVANDLFRSASIWVGRLRGGLAIATAFAGAGFGAISGSSTAAAATLASTSMPAMLREGYDPKLAGGVVAISGTLAMLIPPSIALILYGIIADVAIGDLLIGGVIPGLIVTLAIILTVVVILQIDPSAAPAGRAYSMREKLRSLKTVGPMLLLLLAVSGSIYSGLATPTEAAGLGAFVAMLIALWSRKLTLAGFWLALRSTAQTSCMILFIILGAHVFGYFLTLSRVTNDLSAWIGALEMSATMIMVIILVGYLILGFFMDQIAILILTVPVMLPVVMQLGYDPVWFGVIVVVTAEVGMVTPPMGMNVFVVARYTRRPLGELFRGVMPHVFAHLIVIALLLAFPALVLWLPSTM is encoded by the coding sequence ATGACCGTCCTGATCGTCCTTCTGATCCTGACCTTCTTTCTTGTGGTCGGGCTGCCCGTCGCCCTGTCGATGGCAATATCGGGCGCAACGGGCCTGTATATGCTGGGCGGGATGCAGTTCCTCACCGGCATCTTGCGGACCTCGCCCCTGTCCACGGCCAACAGCTACGAGATCATCACGATCCCGATGTTCATCCTGATGGCAGAGTTCATCATCATCTCGGGCGTCGCAAACGACCTCTTCCGCTCTGCCAGCATCTGGGTCGGGCGACTGCGCGGCGGGCTTGCGATTGCGACGGCGTTTGCGGGAGCCGGGTTCGGTGCGATCTCGGGCTCCTCCACCGCCGCGGCTGCAACGCTGGCGTCCACCTCGATGCCAGCGATGCTGCGCGAGGGGTACGACCCAAAGCTGGCGGGCGGCGTGGTGGCCATCTCGGGCACGCTGGCGATGCTGATCCCGCCGTCGATTGCGCTGATCCTTTATGGCATCATCGCCGATGTGGCGATTGGTGACCTGCTGATCGGTGGCGTCATCCCGGGCCTGATCGTCACGCTGGCGATCATCCTGACGGTTGTCGTGATCTTGCAGATCGACCCCTCGGCCGCGCCCGCCGGGCGGGCCTATTCGATGCGGGAAAAGCTGCGCTCGCTCAAGACCGTCGGGCCGATGCTGCTGCTGCTTCTGGCGGTCAGCGGGTCTATCTATTCGGGGCTGGCGACCCCCACGGAAGCGGCGGGGCTTGGCGCCTTTGTCGCCATGCTGATCGCCCTGTGGTCGCGCAAGCTGACGCTGGCGGGGTTCTGGCTCGCGCTGCGGTCCACCGCGCAGACCAGCTGCATGATCCTGTTCATCATCTTGGGCGCGCATGTCTTCGGCTATTTCCTGACGCTGTCGCGCGTCACCAACGACCTGAGCGCATGGATCGGCGCGCTTGAGATGTCAGCGACGATGATTATGGTCATCATTCTGGTCGGCTATCTGATCCTTGGCTTCTTCATGGACCAGATCGCCATTCTGATCCTGACTGTGCCGGTGATGCTGCCGGTCGTGATGCAGCTTGGCTACGATCCGGTCTGGTTCGGCGTCATCGTCGTCGTCACCGCAGAGGTGGGGATGGTCACGCCGCCGATGGGGATGAACGTATTCGTCGTGGCCCGATATACGCGAAGACCGCTTGGAGAACTGTTCCGCGGGGTCATGCCCCATGTCTTCGCGCACCTGATCGTCATCGCCTTGTTGCTGGCATTCCCGGCCCTCGTCCTGTGGCTGCCCTCGACGATGTGA
- the dctP gene encoding TRAP transporter substrate-binding protein DctP, with protein MKRHLNMPFAAAVCSVAALTAGTAAAETLRVADSFPVGHYIAENLTKVWMDRVTELTNGEIDFEYYPAEQMGKSKDLMSLAQTGVVDIGYAGVSYLADKLPLAGVGELPEAFTHACQGTSAFWTIAKPGGPLDQAEFAPQGVRMLFVMVLPPYHVMTATKEITGADSFAGMKLRATGGTKEIAVELIGATPIAIPAPETREALSRGTIDGVLFPHSSALPYGLAPELKWGTQDINFGSFVASYVISEQRWQQLSPEVQKAMTDAAEEAIPSACAIAEDLDLEDKQKMVDEGVTFVSLPEADKEKIEADLAGIGEQWAADLDGRGLAGTEILTAFREALEQQAE; from the coding sequence ATGAAACGTCACCTGAATATGCCCTTCGCCGCCGCAGTCTGCAGCGTTGCCGCGCTGACCGCCGGAACCGCTGCCGCAGAGACCCTGCGCGTTGCCGACAGCTTTCCGGTCGGCCACTACATCGCCGAGAACCTGACCAAGGTCTGGATGGACCGGGTCACCGAGCTGACCAACGGCGAGATCGACTTCGAGTATTACCCTGCCGAGCAGATGGGGAAATCGAAGGACCTGATGTCGCTGGCCCAGACCGGCGTGGTCGACATCGGCTATGCCGGCGTGTCCTATCTGGCCGACAAGCTGCCGCTTGCGGGCGTGGGCGAACTGCCCGAGGCGTTCACCCACGCCTGCCAGGGGACCAGCGCCTTCTGGACCATCGCCAAGCCCGGCGGCCCCCTCGATCAGGCCGAGTTTGCCCCGCAGGGCGTGCGGATGCTGTTCGTGATGGTGCTGCCGCCCTATCATGTGATGACGGCAACCAAGGAAATCACCGGCGCCGACAGCTTCGCCGGGATGAAGCTGCGCGCGACGGGCGGCACCAAGGAGATCGCGGTCGAACTGATCGGCGCCACGCCCATCGCCATCCCCGCGCCCGAAACCCGCGAGGCCCTGTCGCGCGGCACCATCGACGGCGTGCTGTTTCCGCATTCCAGCGCCTTGCCCTACGGGCTGGCACCCGAACTGAAATGGGGCACGCAGGACATCAACTTCGGCTCGTTCGTGGCAAGCTACGTCATCAGCGAACAGCGCTGGCAGCAGCTGTCGCCCGAGGTTCAGAAGGCGATGACCGACGCGGCAGAGGAGGCGATCCCCTCGGCTTGCGCCATTGCCGAGGATCTGGACCTCGAGGACAAGCAGAAGATGGTCGACGAGGGCGTGACCTTCGTGTCGCTGCCCGAGGCGGACAAGGAGAAGATCGAGGCAGACCTTGCCGGCATCGGTGAGCAGTGGGCGGCGGACCTTGACGGCCGGGGCCTTGCCGGCACCGAAATCCTGACCGCCTTCCGCGAGGCGCTGGAGCAGCAGGCCGAGTAA
- a CDS encoding MFS transporter — MTQNAHPEASPGRSVAVMAGIVVATGFLFNFVARGVIDTYMVFILPLEAEFAWSRSTLTGVYSVYLVVAGLMSPVAGTLLDRWGPRWTYGLGLAVLAGGMGAASMTSALWQIYVFHGVCGGIAAACLGIVPAAALIGRWFDRKLSLAIAFAYAGFGSGILVIVPLAQGLIDADGWRAAYRTMSLALVALLPVLLILPWGRIARGDPTLMAARGQLPPDAVGSVAPPLSGAPTKGWTIASAMRTPEFWLLVQCFFFTACSTYSVVVQTVTFLVDKGYPPLEAAFAFGASGMLSIVGVLTSGWLAARKGFRFTVTLSFAATLVGILALLSFSYLPAAGLVLVYVLAFGVSQGARGPVISTLSARIFARGQVGAIFGAIFMTMSFGSAFGAWITGFLHDLTGGYRAAFLFSAASVVGAVSPFWYSKRLRDPGPLPWPPAPT, encoded by the coding sequence TTGACACAGAATGCCCATCCTGAAGCCTCGCCCGGCCGCTCGGTAGCTGTCATGGCGGGGATCGTCGTGGCGACGGGGTTCCTGTTCAACTTTGTCGCGCGCGGCGTCATCGACACCTACATGGTGTTCATCCTGCCGCTGGAGGCCGAGTTCGCGTGGAGCCGTTCCACCCTTACCGGCGTCTATTCGGTCTACCTTGTCGTGGCGGGCCTGATGTCGCCGGTCGCCGGTACCTTGCTGGACCGATGGGGGCCGCGCTGGACCTACGGCCTTGGCCTTGCGGTCCTGGCAGGCGGGATGGGCGCCGCGTCGATGACAAGCGCGCTGTGGCAGATCTATGTGTTCCACGGCGTGTGCGGCGGGATCGCGGCGGCCTGTCTGGGCATCGTGCCGGCGGCGGCGCTGATCGGGCGCTGGTTCGACCGCAAGCTGAGCCTCGCCATCGCCTTCGCCTATGCCGGGTTCGGGTCCGGGATTCTGGTGATCGTGCCGCTGGCGCAGGGACTGATCGACGCGGATGGCTGGCGCGCGGCCTACAGGACGATGTCCCTCGCGCTGGTCGCGCTACTGCCGGTGCTGCTGATCCTGCCCTGGGGCCGGATCGCGCGCGGGGATCCCACGTTGATGGCGGCGCGCGGACAGCTGCCGCCCGATGCCGTCGGCTCGGTCGCGCCGCCCCTGTCGGGTGCGCCCACGAAGGGCTGGACCATCGCTTCTGCGATGCGCACGCCTGAATTCTGGTTGCTGGTGCAGTGCTTTTTCTTCACCGCCTGTTCCACCTACAGCGTCGTGGTCCAGACGGTGACCTTCCTTGTGGACAAGGGCTATCCTCCGCTGGAGGCGGCTTTCGCCTTCGGCGCCTCGGGGATGCTGTCCATCGTCGGGGTCCTGACATCGGGTTGGCTGGCCGCCCGCAAGGGCTTTCGTTTCACCGTCACGTTGTCCTTTGCCGCAACGCTGGTCGGGATCCTTGCGCTGCTCAGCTTTTCGTACCTGCCCGCAGCCGGTCTGGTGCTTGTCTATGTGCTCGCCTTCGGCGTGAGCCAAGGGGCGCGCGGGCCGGTGATCTCGACCCTGTCGGCCCGCATCTTCGCGCGGGGTCAGGTGGGCGCGATCTTTGGCGCGATCTTCATGACCATGTCCTTTGGTTCGGCATTTGGCGCCTGGATCACCGGGTTCTTGCATGATCTGACGGGCGGTTACCGCGCCGCATTCCTGTTCTCGGCGGCAAGCGTGGTCGGCGCCGTGTCGCCGTTCTGGTATTCCAAGCGTCTGCGCGATCCGGGGCCTTTGCCCTGGCCGCCGGCGCCAACATGA
- a CDS encoding MaoC family dehydratase, giving the protein MKLLGEGFHWDELTVGDRFRTFGRTVTETDIVNFVSAVGMLESLFLDAEYRAAHSAIAGRPAPAALIYALAEGLTLNATGQGTGLAFLHMELNVEGPVMQGDTIHVEIEVIEARAAKKDNRGLVRTRNRIVNQRGECVITYTPLRLMAGRSQSEA; this is encoded by the coding sequence ATGAAACTTCTTGGCGAAGGCTTTCACTGGGATGAGCTGACGGTCGGCGACCGCTTCCGCACCTTCGGGCGCACGGTGACAGAGACGGACATCGTCAACTTCGTGTCCGCCGTGGGCATGCTGGAATCGCTGTTCCTCGATGCCGAATATCGCGCCGCCCATTCGGCCATCGCCGGGCGCCCGGCGCCGGCGGCACTCATCTATGCGCTTGCGGAGGGCCTGACGCTCAACGCGACCGGGCAGGGCACGGGGCTGGCCTTCCTGCATATGGAGTTGAACGTCGAGGGCCCGGTGATGCAGGGCGACACCATCCATGTCGAGATCGAGGTGATTGAAGCCCGTGCCGCCAAGAAGGACAACCGCGGGCTGGTGCGCACGCGCAACCGCATCGTCAACCAGCGCGGCGAGTGCGTCATCACCTACACGCCGCTGCGCCTGATGGCAGGGCGCAGTCAGAGCGAGGCATAA